From the Alloalcanivorax dieselolei B5 genome, one window contains:
- the leuB gene encoding 3-isopropylmalate dehydrogenase, which yields MSHILILPGDGIGPEIVQEAVRVLRAAEQRFGLDISLDEAPVGGAAYDLHGDPLPQSTLDKARAADAILFGSIGGPKWDTIERDKRPERGLLRLRSSLGLFANLRPAILFPQLADASSLKPEVVSGLDILIVRELTGGIYFGQPRGIREENGERVGFNTDVYSESEMRRIAKVAFELAGQRNNKVCSVDKANVLEVTELWKEVVTDAAKDYPNIELSHMYVDNAAMQLVRAPKQFDVIVTGNLFGDILSDEAAMLTGSIGMLPSASLDENRKGLYEPCHGSAPDIAGQGIANPLATIMSLAMLMRYSLERGDVADAIQAAVEQVLDQGLRTADIYTEGTRKVSTEEMGAAVAEALARG from the coding sequence ATGAGCCACATTCTGATTCTGCCGGGTGACGGCATCGGCCCGGAAATCGTCCAGGAAGCGGTGCGCGTACTGCGTGCCGCCGAGCAGCGTTTCGGCCTCGACATCAGCCTGGACGAGGCGCCGGTGGGCGGCGCCGCCTACGATTTGCACGGCGATCCGCTGCCGCAGTCCACGCTGGACAAGGCACGCGCCGCCGACGCCATTCTGTTCGGTTCCATCGGCGGTCCCAAGTGGGACACCATCGAACGGGACAAGCGCCCCGAGCGTGGCCTGCTGCGGCTGCGCTCCTCGCTGGGCCTGTTCGCCAATCTGCGCCCGGCGATTCTGTTCCCGCAACTGGCGGACGCCTCCTCGCTGAAACCGGAAGTGGTGTCGGGCCTGGATATTCTCATCGTCCGTGAACTGACCGGCGGCATCTATTTCGGCCAGCCGCGCGGTATCCGTGAGGAGAACGGCGAGCGGGTCGGCTTCAACACCGACGTTTATTCCGAATCGGAAATGCGCCGTATCGCCAAGGTGGCGTTCGAACTGGCCGGCCAGCGCAACAACAAGGTCTGCTCGGTGGACAAGGCCAATGTGCTGGAAGTCACCGAGCTGTGGAAAGAGGTGGTCACCGACGCCGCCAAGGACTACCCGAATATCGAACTTTCCCATATGTACGTGGACAACGCCGCCATGCAACTGGTGCGCGCGCCGAAACAGTTCGACGTGATCGTCACCGGCAACCTGTTCGGTGACATCCTCTCCGATGAAGCCGCCATGCTCACCGGCTCCATCGGCATGCTGCCCTCCGCGTCCCTGGACGAAAACCGCAAGGGCCTGTACGAACCCTGCCACGGCTCGGCGCCGGATATCGCCGGCCAGGGCATCGCCAACCCGCTGGCCACCATCATGTCGCTGGCCATGCTGATGCGCTACAGTCTGGAGCGCGGCGACGTGGCGGATGCGATCCAGGCCGCGGTGGAGCAGGTTCTCGACCAGGGGCTGCGTACCGCGGATATTTACACCGAGGGCACGCGCAAAGTGAGCACCGAGGAAATGGGCGCCGCCGTGGCCGAAGCACTGGCTCGCGGTTGA
- the aroC gene encoding chorismate synthase yields MSGNSFGERFRVTTFGESHGPALGAIVDGCPPGLALSEADLQGELDRRKPGTSRYTTQRREPDQVRILSGVFEGKTTGTPIGLLIENTDQKSKDYSEIANTFRPGHADYTYTQKYGFRDYRGGGRSSARETAMRVAAGAIARKFLAERIGVRIYGGVEQIGDIRAEQFDWSTVNDNPFFFPDADKVPELEALINALRKDGSSIGARVTVFADGVPPGWGEPVFDRLDADLAKALMSINAVKAVEVGDGFGVVNQRGEQHRDEMTPQGFVSNHAGGVLGGISSGQRLRASIALKPTSSILIPGRSLTLDGQPTEVVTKGRHDPCVGVRATPIAEAMMALVLMDHYLRHRAQNADVVAPLSPVPGDKGS; encoded by the coding sequence ATGTCTGGGAACAGTTTTGGTGAACGGTTTCGGGTGACCACCTTCGGTGAGAGTCACGGCCCGGCGCTCGGGGCCATCGTCGACGGCTGCCCGCCGGGGCTGGCGTTGAGCGAGGCGGACCTGCAGGGCGAGCTGGATCGGCGCAAACCCGGCACCAGCCGTTACACCACCCAGCGGCGCGAACCGGATCAGGTGCGCATCCTCTCCGGCGTGTTCGAAGGCAAGACCACCGGCACGCCGATCGGCTTGCTGATCGAGAACACCGATCAGAAATCCAAGGATTACAGCGAGATCGCCAACACCTTCCGTCCCGGTCACGCCGACTACACCTACACCCAGAAGTATGGCTTCCGTGATTACCGCGGCGGCGGGCGCTCCTCCGCCCGGGAAACCGCCATGCGCGTGGCCGCCGGCGCCATCGCCCGCAAGTTTCTGGCTGAGCGGATCGGGGTGCGGATTTACGGCGGCGTCGAGCAGATCGGCGATATCCGTGCCGAACAGTTTGACTGGAGCACGGTCAACGACAACCCGTTCTTCTTTCCGGACGCCGACAAAGTCCCTGAACTGGAAGCGCTGATCAACGCCCTGCGCAAGGACGGTTCTTCCATCGGCGCCCGGGTCACGGTGTTCGCCGACGGTGTGCCGCCGGGCTGGGGTGAGCCGGTGTTCGACCGCCTCGACGCGGATCTGGCCAAGGCTCTGATGTCGATCAACGCGGTGAAAGCGGTGGAAGTGGGCGATGGCTTCGGAGTGGTCAACCAGCGCGGCGAACAGCACCGCGACGAGATGACCCCGCAAGGCTTCGTCAGCAACCATGCCGGCGGTGTCCTCGGCGGCATCAGCTCCGGCCAGCGCCTGCGCGCCAGCATCGCCCTCAAGCCCACCTCCAGCATTCTGATCCCGGGCCGCAGCCTGACCCTGGACGGCCAGCCCACCGAAGTGGTCACCAAGGGCCGCCACGACCCCTGCGTCGGCGTGCGCGCCACCCCCATCGCCGAAGCCATGATGGCGCTGGTGCTGATGGACCACTACCTGCGCCACCGGGCGCAGAACGCGGACGTGGTGGCGCCCTTGTCGCCGGTGCCCGGCGACAAGGGCAGTTGA
- the leuD gene encoding 3-isopropylmalate dehydratase small subunit has product MEKFVKHEGLVAPLDRANVDTDQIIPKQFLKSIKRTGFGPNLFDEWRYLDEGYPGQDNDARPKNPDFVLNQPVYQGATVLLARRNFGCGSSREHAPWALMDFGFRAVIAPSFADIFYNNCFKNGLLPIVLSEAQMEELFQAEAANPGLRLTVDLEAQQVRTPDGKAYDFDIDEFRKHCLLNGLDEIGLTLQEADTIRAYEERRRAREPWVFAEHANH; this is encoded by the coding sequence ATGGAAAAATTCGTCAAGCATGAAGGGTTGGTGGCGCCGTTGGATCGCGCCAACGTGGACACCGACCAGATCATTCCGAAGCAGTTTCTCAAATCGATCAAGCGCACCGGCTTCGGGCCGAACCTGTTCGATGAGTGGCGTTATCTGGACGAGGGCTACCCGGGCCAGGACAATGACGCGCGGCCGAAGAACCCGGATTTCGTCTTGAATCAGCCGGTTTATCAGGGTGCCACGGTGCTGCTGGCCCGCCGCAACTTCGGTTGCGGCTCCAGCCGTGAGCACGCGCCCTGGGCGTTGATGGATTTCGGTTTTCGCGCGGTGATCGCGCCGAGCTTCGCCGATATCTTCTACAACAACTGTTTCAAGAACGGCCTGTTGCCCATCGTGCTCTCCGAGGCGCAGATGGAAGAACTGTTTCAGGCCGAGGCGGCCAATCCCGGACTGCGTCTGACCGTGGACCTGGAAGCCCAGCAGGTGCGCACGCCGGACGGCAAGGCCTACGATTTCGACATCGATGAGTTCCGCAAACACTGCCTGCTCAACGGCCTCGACGAGATCGGCCTGACCCTGCAGGAAGCGGACACCATTCGTGCCTACGAGGAACGCCGCCGGGCCCGCGAGCCCTGGGTGTTCGCCGAGCACGCGAACCACTGA
- the prmB gene encoding 50S ribosomal protein L3 N(5)-glutamine methyltransferase: MIDEIQQQQALATLRTPRDCLRWGESCLRRGGVFLGHGTDDHGDEALALLLHVLALPHDSDPRMLDARLLPHEVEAFVALLARRVNERVPTPYLTGQAWFCGLPFQVDERVLIPRSPIAELIEAGFQPWLDPEQPVRALDLCTGGGCIAIATALALEDAEVDASDISADALAVCQANIDHYGLGDRVRAVLADGFDGLRGGYDLIVSNPPYVDAADLAGMPEEFHHEPELALGSGADGLDFTRRILARAADYLNDDGVLIVEVGNSDQHVMATWPEVPFLWLEFERGGHGVFLLTRQQLIDHREYFAG; the protein is encoded by the coding sequence GTGATCGACGAGATTCAGCAACAACAGGCCCTGGCCACCCTGCGCACGCCCCGGGATTGTCTGCGTTGGGGCGAGAGCTGCCTGCGCCGCGGCGGGGTGTTTCTGGGCCACGGCACCGACGACCACGGTGACGAGGCGCTGGCGCTGCTGCTGCATGTGCTGGCCTTGCCCCACGACAGCGACCCCCGCATGCTCGATGCCCGTTTGCTGCCCCATGAAGTGGAAGCCTTCGTGGCCCTGCTGGCGCGCCGTGTCAACGAGCGGGTGCCGACGCCGTATCTGACCGGCCAGGCCTGGTTCTGCGGTCTGCCGTTCCAGGTGGACGAGCGGGTGCTGATCCCCCGTTCGCCCATCGCCGAACTGATCGAAGCCGGTTTCCAGCCCTGGTTGGATCCGGAGCAGCCAGTGCGTGCACTGGATTTGTGCACCGGGGGCGGTTGCATCGCCATCGCCACGGCCTTGGCCCTGGAAGACGCCGAGGTGGACGCCAGCGATATTTCCGCCGACGCACTGGCGGTGTGCCAGGCCAACATCGACCACTATGGTCTCGGGGACCGGGTGCGGGCGGTGCTTGCGGATGGCTTTGACGGCTTGCGGGGAGGTTATGATCTGATCGTGTCCAACCCGCCTTACGTGGACGCCGCCGATCTCGCCGGCATGCCCGAGGAATTCCACCACGAGCCGGAACTGGCACTGGGCTCCGGCGCCGATGGCCTGGATTTCACCCGCCGCATTCTGGCCCGGGCCGCCGATTATCTGAATGACGACGGTGTGTTGATCGTGGAAGTGGGCAACAGCGACCAACACGTGATGGCGACCTGGCCGGAGGTGCCGTTCCTGTGGCTGGAGTTCGAGCGCGGCGGCCATGGCGTTTTTCTGCTGACACGGCAACAATTGATCGACCATCGTGAGTATTTCGCCGGCTGA
- the asd gene encoding aspartate-semialdehyde dehydrogenase produces MKKVGFIGWRGMVGSVLMDRMREENDFQDIEPVFFSTSQVGQAGPDVGKEIPALGDAKSVDELKKLDVIVTCQGGDYTNEVYPKLREAGWQGYWIDAASALRMQDNSVIVLDPVNRKVIDQALDNGVKDYVGGNCTVSLMLMALGGLFNAGLVEWASAQTYQAASGAGAQNMRELIAQMGTIHGAVADKLADPASAILDIDRQVADTMRSSDLPQQHFGAPLAGSLLPWIDKEMENGQSKEEWKAQAETNKILGRGDQPIPLDGTCVRIGAMRCHAQALTVKLTRDVPLDEVHALLSEANDWVKVVPNEKEATLRDLTPTAVTGTLTVPVGRLRKLNMGGEYLNAFTVGDQLLWGAAEPLRRMLRILLER; encoded by the coding sequence ATGAAGAAAGTCGGTTTTATCGGCTGGCGTGGCATGGTCGGTTCCGTATTGATGGACCGCATGCGTGAGGAAAACGATTTCCAGGACATCGAACCGGTGTTCTTCTCCACCTCCCAGGTGGGCCAGGCCGGCCCGGATGTGGGCAAGGAAATTCCGGCGCTGGGCGACGCCAAAAGCGTCGATGAGCTGAAAAAACTGGACGTCATCGTCACCTGCCAGGGCGGCGACTACACCAATGAGGTGTATCCCAAACTGCGCGAAGCCGGCTGGCAGGGTTACTGGATCGACGCCGCCTCCGCGCTGCGCATGCAGGACAACAGCGTCATCGTGCTGGACCCGGTGAACCGCAAGGTGATCGACCAGGCGCTGGACAACGGCGTCAAGGATTACGTCGGCGGCAACTGCACCGTGAGCCTGATGCTGATGGCCCTGGGCGGTTTGTTCAACGCCGGTCTGGTGGAGTGGGCCAGCGCCCAGACCTACCAGGCGGCCTCCGGCGCCGGCGCCCAGAACATGCGCGAGCTGATCGCGCAGATGGGCACCATCCACGGTGCCGTGGCGGACAAACTGGCGGACCCGGCCAGTGCCATTCTCGACATTGATCGTCAGGTGGCGGACACCATGCGTTCCAGCGATCTGCCGCAACAGCATTTCGGCGCGCCGCTGGCCGGCTCGTTGCTGCCGTGGATCGACAAGGAAATGGAAAACGGCCAGAGCAAGGAAGAATGGAAAGCCCAGGCCGAGACCAACAAGATCCTCGGGCGCGGCGACCAACCGATCCCGCTGGACGGCACCTGTGTGCGCATCGGTGCCATGCGCTGCCACGCCCAGGCGCTGACCGTCAAACTGACCAGGGATGTGCCGCTGGACGAAGTCCATGCGCTGCTCAGCGAAGCCAACGATTGGGTGAAAGTGGTGCCCAACGAGAAAGAGGCGACGCTGCGTGATCTGACGCCGACGGCGGTAACCGGCACCTTGACCGTTCCGGTGGGGCGCCTGCGCAAGCTGAACATGGGCGGCGAATACCTCAACGCCTTCACCGTCGGTGATCAGTTGCTGTGGGGCGCCGCCGAGCCGCTGCGCCGCATGCTGCGGATTCTGCTGGAAAGATAA
- a CDS encoding LysR family transcriptional regulator — protein sequence MDTQSLQAFMAVAESGSFSGAAERLFLTQPAVSKRIAVLEQQLGARLFDRVGRRIRLTEAGEALLPRARKVLQELEDMGRAINNLTGEVSGTLRIGTSHHIGLHRLPPVLRRFSREYPQVRLDIHFIDSEEAWESVLHGDLEMGVVTLPPQPDTRLHSQVIWDDPLVFMCAPEHPLARQADLTLETLTRFSAILPSPVTFTRRIVERLFQEHGLALNISMSTNYLETIHMMVSIGLGWSVLPATMLDQSVIELAVDTPLPLRRLGVVTHPGRSRSNAARAFLETVKIVDS from the coding sequence ATGGACACCCAATCCCTGCAAGCTTTCATGGCCGTGGCTGAGAGCGGTTCCTTTTCCGGCGCGGCGGAGCGGCTGTTCCTGACCCAGCCGGCGGTGAGCAAGCGCATCGCGGTGCTGGAGCAACAGTTGGGCGCGCGGCTGTTCGACCGGGTCGGGCGGCGCATCCGCCTCACCGAAGCCGGCGAGGCGCTGTTACCCCGGGCACGGAAAGTGCTTCAGGAACTGGAGGACATGGGCCGCGCCATCAACAACTTAACCGGCGAGGTCAGCGGTACCCTGCGCATCGGCACCAGTCACCATATCGGTCTGCACCGCCTGCCGCCGGTGCTGCGGCGCTTCTCCCGGGAGTACCCGCAAGTACGTTTGGACATTCATTTCATTGATTCCGAGGAAGCCTGGGAGTCGGTGCTGCACGGGGATCTGGAGATGGGGGTGGTGACCCTGCCGCCGCAGCCGGATACCCGCCTGCACAGCCAGGTGATCTGGGACGACCCGCTGGTGTTCATGTGCGCGCCGGAACACCCGCTGGCCCGGCAAGCGGATCTCACCCTGGAAACCCTGACCCGCTTCAGTGCCATCCTGCCCTCGCCAGTCACTTTCACCCGCCGCATCGTTGAAAGATTATTTCAGGAACACGGCCTGGCGCTGAACATCTCCATGTCCACCAACTATCTGGAGACCATCCATATGATGGTGTCCATCGGCCTGGGCTGGAGCGTGCTGCCGGCCACCATGCTGGACCAGAGCGTGATCGAGCTGGCGGTGGACACGCCGCTGCCGCTACGGCGACTGGGGGTGGTGACGCACCCCGGGCGGAGTCGGTCTAATGCGGCACGGGCCTTCCTGGAGACGGTGAAGATAGTTGACAGTTGA
- a CDS encoding IS3 family transposase (programmed frameshift), with amino-acid sequence MQFRSKRRFSDAFKREAVEASLSSPQTQRQIAAKLGVHPTLLSRWRQEWIVGKSSSKKPVRNAGPTKSLEELERENARLKKQLKRAEMERDILKKADGVLRQAPEMRFAFIDGHRDRWPVTVLCEVLDVSRAGYYRWCHAPCRPSARRQRWRTLQTFLLEQAKQQDGVPGYRKLWLDAQAAGFACGKNQVQRLLRACGYRSSVATKPGHRRPSSGLPVLPNLLNRQFNVAHPNQVWVSDITQLPCQEGWLYVAVILDLCTRQVVGRALGRVNDSGLVLRALEQAWACRQPRGKDLLFHSDQGVQYRNEAVMGWLNDRDVTISMSRPGNCWDNACAESFFALLKKEWTKRLGLIGRDEMADEIQYYTDHFYPKVRRHMTLGGLTPNDYAATL; translated from the exons ATGCAATTTCGCAGCAAGCGTCGGTTTAGTGACGCGTTCAAACGCGAGGCCGTTGAGGCCTCGCTGTCCAGCCCACAGACACAAAGACAGATCGCTGCCAAACTAGGGGTTCATCCGACCTTACTGAGCCGCTGGCGGCAGGAGTGGATTGTGGGTAAGTCATCCTCCAAGAAACCGGTCCGTAATGCGGGCCCGACCAAGAGCCTTGAGGAGCTGGAGCGGGAAAATGCCCGCCTGAAGAAACAGCTGAAACGGGCGGAGATGGAGAGGGACATCCTAAAAAAGGCGGACG GAGTACTTCGCCAAGCTCCAGAAATGAGGTTTGCCTTCATTGACGGGCACCGTGACCGCTGGCCAGTGACGGTGTTGTGCGAAGTACTCGACGTATCTCGGGCGGGGTATTACCGGTGGTGCCACGCCCCCTGCCGGCCCAGCGCCCGGCGCCAACGGTGGCGGACCTTGCAGACGTTCCTGCTGGAGCAGGCGAAACAACAGGATGGGGTGCCGGGTTACCGCAAGCTGTGGTTGGATGCGCAGGCGGCAGGCTTTGCCTGCGGCAAGAATCAGGTTCAACGGCTGCTACGGGCCTGCGGATACCGTTCTAGCGTGGCGACGAAACCGGGGCATCGGCGCCCCAGCAGCGGGTTGCCAGTGCTACCGAACCTGCTGAACCGTCAGTTCAATGTAGCTCACCCCAACCAGGTGTGGGTGTCGGATATTACCCAACTGCCGTGTCAGGAGGGTTGGCTGTATGTGGCGGTGATCTTGGACCTGTGCACCCGTCAGGTGGTGGGTCGAGCGCTGGGGCGGGTCAACGACTCGGGCCTGGTGCTGCGTGCTCTGGAGCAGGCCTGGGCGTGCCGTCAGCCTCGAGGAAAAGACCTGCTGTTCCACTCGGATCAGGGCGTCCAATACCGCAACGAGGCGGTGATGGGCTGGCTCAATGACCGGGATGTCACGATCAGCATGTCGCGCCCGGGCAACTGCTGGGATAACGCCTGTGCGGAGAGCTTCTTCGCCTTGTTGAAGAAGGAGTGGACGAAGCGTCTAGGGTTGATCGGCCGGGACGAAATGGCCGATGAAATCCAGTACTATACGGACCACTTCTACCCCAAAGTACGGCGCCACATGACGTTGGGAGGGCTCACCCCCAACGACTATGCGGCTACTTTATAA
- the leuC gene encoding 3-isopropylmalate dehydratase large subunit, whose amino-acid sequence MAGKTLYDKLWDAHLVAQREDGSALIYIDRHIIHEVTSPQAFEGLRLAGRQPWRTGAAVATIDHNVPTTPFKSAADITDETSRIQVQTLQDNTREFGITEFGIGDVRQGIVHVMAPEQGAVVPGMTVVCGDSHTSTNGALACLAHGIGTSEVEHVLATQTLVAKKMKNMQVKVEGDLGPGVTAKDVVLHIIGVIGTAGGNGHAIEFAGSAIRSLSLEGRMTVCNMAIEAGARAGMVAVDDTTVDYVKGRPMAPTGEQWAQAEAYWRTLVSDDDAEFDTVVEIDAADIRPQVSWGTSPEMVVAVDASLPDPQAENDEVKRSGMLRAYEYMGLKPGIKVGDIPVDRVFIGSCTNSRIEDLRAAADVARGRKKADSVKQVLVVPGSGLVKKQAEQEGLDKVFIEAGFEWREPGCSMCLAMNPDRLQPGEHCASTSNRNFEGRQGNGGRTHLVSPAMAAAAAVAGHFVDVRELG is encoded by the coding sequence ATGGCAGGCAAGACCCTCTACGACAAGTTGTGGGACGCCCATCTCGTCGCCCAGCGGGAAGACGGATCGGCGTTGATCTACATCGATCGTCACATCATCCACGAAGTGACCTCGCCGCAGGCCTTTGAAGGGCTGCGTCTGGCCGGGCGGCAGCCCTGGCGGACCGGCGCGGCGGTGGCGACCATCGACCACAATGTGCCGACCACGCCGTTCAAAAGCGCCGCCGACATCACCGATGAGACCTCGCGGATTCAGGTGCAGACGCTGCAGGACAACACCCGCGAATTCGGCATCACCGAGTTCGGTATCGGTGACGTGCGTCAGGGCATCGTGCACGTGATGGCGCCGGAGCAGGGCGCGGTGGTGCCGGGCATGACCGTGGTGTGCGGCGATTCCCACACCTCCACCAACGGCGCTCTGGCTTGTCTGGCTCACGGTATCGGCACCAGTGAGGTGGAGCATGTGCTTGCCACCCAGACGCTGGTGGCCAAGAAGATGAAGAACATGCAGGTGAAGGTGGAGGGCGACCTCGGCCCCGGTGTCACCGCCAAGGACGTGGTGCTGCACATCATCGGCGTGATCGGCACCGCCGGCGGCAACGGCCACGCCATCGAATTCGCCGGCAGCGCCATCCGCTCGCTGAGCCTGGAAGGCCGCATGACGGTCTGCAACATGGCCATCGAGGCCGGCGCCCGTGCCGGCATGGTGGCGGTGGACGACACCACCGTCGATTACGTCAAGGGCCGTCCGATGGCGCCGACCGGTGAACAATGGGCACAGGCGGAAGCCTACTGGCGCACCCTGGTGTCCGATGACGACGCCGAATTCGATACCGTGGTGGAGATCGACGCCGCCGACATTCGCCCGCAGGTCTCCTGGGGCACCAGCCCGGAAATGGTGGTGGCGGTGGATGCCAGCCTGCCGGATCCGCAGGCGGAAAACGACGAAGTGAAACGCTCCGGTATGTTGCGCGCCTACGAGTACATGGGCCTCAAGCCGGGCATCAAGGTCGGTGACATTCCCGTGGACCGGGTGTTCATCGGCTCCTGTACCAACTCGCGGATCGAGGATTTGCGCGCCGCCGCCGATGTGGCCAGGGGACGCAAGAAAGCGGATTCGGTGAAGCAGGTACTGGTGGTGCCGGGCTCCGGTCTGGTGAAGAAGCAGGCGGAACAGGAAGGCCTCGACAAGGTCTTCATCGAAGCCGGCTTCGAGTGGCGCGAGCCCGGTTGCTCCATGTGTCTGGCGATGAATCCGGACCGTCTGCAACCCGGTGAGCACTGCGCCTCCACCTCCAACCGGAACTTCGAGGGCCGGCAGGGCAACGGCGGCCGCACCCATCTGGTGAGCCCGGCCATGGCCGCCGCCGCCGCGGTGGCCGGTCATTTCGTCGACGTGCGGGAATTGGGGTAA